Proteins encoded by one window of Anomalospiza imberbis isolate Cuckoo-Finch-1a 21T00152 chromosome 20, ASM3175350v1, whole genome shotgun sequence:
- the TRPV1 gene encoding transient receptor potential cation channel subfamily V member 1 isoform X1: MAEVTLTSQGSHTPLSIRHCHNSGKALKVTFLGAGSPVCSASQRSGCWLIMSSILGKMKKFGSFDMEESEVTDEHTDGEDSVQETPDNPQGPLSSRVQPPKSSIFARRGRFVMGDSDKDMAPMDSFCQMEHLMAPSVIKFHANLERGKLHKLLSTDSITGCSEKAFRFYDRRRIFDAVAQGNTKDLSDLLLYLNRTFKHLTDEEFKEPETGKTCLLKAMLNLHDGKNDTIPLLLDIARKTGTLKEFVNAEYTDNYYKGQTALHIAIERRNMYLVKLLVQNGADVHARACGEFFRKIKGKSGFYFGELPLSLAACTNQLCIVKFLLENPYQAANITAEDSMGNMVLHTLVEIADNTKDNTKFVTKMYNNILILGAKINPILKLEELTNKKGLTPLTLAAKTGKIGIFAYILRREIKDPECRHLSRKFTEWAYGPVHSSLYDLSCIDTCEKNSVLEILAYSSETPNRHEMLLVEPLNRLLQDKWDRFVKHLFYFNFFVYTMHITILTAAAYYRPVQKNEKPPFTFGYSTGEYFRVTGEILSVLGGLYFFFRGIQYFVQRRPSLRTLIVDGYSEVLFFVHSLLLLSSVVLYFCGQELYVASMVFSLALGWANMLYYTRGFQQMGIYSVMIAKMILRDLCRFMFVYLVFLLGFSTAVVTLIEDDNEGQETNISDYARCCPVKRGRTSYNSLYYTCLELFKFTIGMGDLEFTENYRFKSVFVILLVLYVILTYILLLNMLIALMGETVNKIAQESKSIWKLQRAITILDIENSYLNCLRHSFRSGKQVLVGITPDGQDDYRWCFRVDEVNWSTWNTNLGIINEDPGYSGDLRRNLSFSIKPGRVSGKHWKTLVPLLKDGEKRREEPHKPPEEVKLKPVLEPYLEPEGSEELKESIPKSA, encoded by the exons ATGGCTGAGGTGACACTCACCTCTCAAGGATCACACACTCCACTTTCCATCAGGCACTGCCATAACTCTGGCAAAGCCCTTAAGGTCACTTTCCTGGGTGCAGGAAGCCCTGTGTGCTCAGCATCCCAGAGATCGG GCTGCTGGCTCATCATGTCCTCCATTCTTGGGAAGATGAAGAAGTTTGGCAGTTTTGACATGGAGGAATCTGAAGTGACAGATGAACACACGGATGGGGAGGACTCTGTCCAGGAGACCCCTGACAACCCCCAGGGCCCACTCAGCTCCAGGGTGCAGCCAcccaaaagcagcatttttgcAAGACGAGGCCGCTTTGTGATGGGGGACAGTGACAAGGACATGGCTCCCATGGACTCCTTCTGCCAGATGGAGCACCTGATGGCACCTTCTGTCATCAAATTCCATGCAAATTTGGAGAGGGGCAAACTTCACAA GCTCCTATCTACAGATTCCATCACAGGCTGCTCAGAAAAGGCTTTCAGATTTTATGACCGCAGAAGGATCTTTGATGCTGTAGCCCAAGGCAACACAAAGGACCTCAGTGACCTACTACTCTACCTTAATAGAACCTTCAAGCATCTCACAGATGAGGAGTTCAAAG agCCAGAAACTGGCAAAACCTGTTTACTGAAAGCCATGCTGAATCTACATGACGGGAAAAATGATACCATTCCCTTGCTGCTGGATATTGCAAGGAAAACTGGAACTCTGAAAGAGTTTGTTAATGCAGAATATACTGACAACTACTACAAGG GCCAGACTGCTCTTCACATTGCCATTGAGAGGAGGAACATGTACCTGGTGAAGCTCCTGGTCCAGAATGGAGCAGATGTTCATGCCAGAGCCTGTGGGGAGTTCTTCAGGAAAATCAAAGGGAAATCTGGCTTTTATTTTG GAGAGCTGCCTTTGTCCCTGGCTGCCTGCACCAACCAGCTCTGCATTGTGAAATTCCTCCTGGAGAATCCCTACCAGGCAGCCAACATCACTGCTGAGGACTCCATGGGCAACATGGTCCTGCACACACTGGTGGAGATCGCAGATAACACCAAGGATAACACCAAGTTTGTAACCAAGATGTATAATAACATATTGATCCTTGGTGCCAAAATTAATCCCATCCTCAAGCTGGAAGAACTCACCAACAAAAAAGGGCTGACTCCTTTAACTCTGGCAGCCAAAACAGGGAAGATAGGG ATTTTCGCCTACATCCTCAGACGGGAGATCAAAGACCCTGAGTGCAGACACTTGTCCAGGAAGTTCACTGAATGGGCCTATGGACCTGTCCACTCCTCTCTTTATGACCTGTCTTGCATAGACACCTGTGAGAAAAATTCAGTGCTTGAGATCCTTGCCTACAGCAGTGAGACACCA AACCGTCACGAGATGCTGCTGGTGGAACCCCTTAACAGGCTGCTGCAAGACAAGTGGGACCGCTTTGTCAAGCACTTGTTTTACTTCAACTTCTTTGTCTACACCATGCACATCACCATCCTCACTGCAGCTGCTTACTACAGACCTGTACAGAAGAATGAAAAG CCTCCCTTCACCTTTGGTTACAGCACTGGGGAATATTTTCGAGTAACTGGAGAGATCCTGAGTGTACTGGGAggcctctatttttttttcagaggg ATCCAGTATTTCGTGCAGAGGCGCCCATCACTCAGGACACTGATAGTTGATGGCTACAGTGAGGTTCTTTT CTTTGTCCACTCCCTGCTCTTGCTGAGCTCTGTGGTGCTGTACTTCTGTGGCCAGGAGCTCTACGTGGCTTCCATGGTCTTCTCCTTGGCCCTGGGCTGGGCCAACATGCTCTACTACACCCGGGGCTTCCAGCAGATGGGAATTTACTCCGTCATGATCGCCAAG ATGATCCTTAGAGATTTGTGTCGCTTCATGTTTGTCTATCTCGTATTCCTCTTGGGATTTTCTACAG CTGTGGTGACTTTAATTGAAGATGACAACGAGGGGCAGGAAACCAATATCTCTGACTATGCCAGGTGCTGCCCGGTGAAACGAGGCCGCACTTCCTACAACAGCCTCTACTACACCTGCCTGGAGCTCTTCAAGTTCACCATTGGCATGGGGGACCTGGAGTTCACAGAGAATTACAGGTTCAAGTCTGTGTTTGTCATCCTGCTGGTGCTCTATGTCATCCTCACCTACATCCTCCTGCTCAACATGCTCATTGCACTGATGGGGGAGACCGTCAACAAAATTGCACAGGAGAGCAAGAGCATCTGGAAACTCCAG AGAGCCATCACAATCCTGGACATTGAGAACAGCTACTTGAACTGTCTGAGGCACTCGTTCCGCTCTGGGAAGCAAGTCCTGGTGGGGATCACACCTGATGGCCAAGATGATTACAGGTGGTGCTTCAG GGTTGATGAAGTGAACTGGTCCACGTGGAACACTAATCTGGGCATCATCAACGAAGACCCTGGGTACTCTGGGGACCTCAGACGAAATCTCAGTTTCTCCATTAAGCCTGGCAGAG TTTCAGGGAAGCACTGGAAAACATTGGTTCCACTTCTaaaagatggagagaagaggagagaagagCCTCACAAGCCACCAGAAGAAGTCAAATTAAAACCTGTTTTGGAACCTTATTTGGAGCCAGAAGGTTCTGAGGAATTGAAAGAGTCAATTCCAAAGTCAGCCTAA
- the SHPK gene encoding sedoheptulokinase isoform X2: MAAEGGPGPTCVLGIDLGTTSVKAALLPGTEPGLALAQSCSRETRAHSDRPGAAPQGMEQDVQKIIRALNECLAALPQQQLQQVTHIGISGQMHGVVFWKSDKGCKWSESGRGPAFEPDRVSHLVTWQDGRCSPTFLTSLPLPQSHVSLATGFGCATVFCPDFLKAYDAAGTIQDYVVAMLCDLKKPLMSVQNAASWGYFNCRNKSWNTDILRKSSFPVHLLPEVGDPGSIAGRTTCAWHGIPKGAKVGIALGDFQCSVYSCLTERTDAVLNISTSAQLTISMPLGFQPPEAPDPSSAVTYFPYFNGDYLAVAASLNGGNVLATFVGMVAQWAQELGFQVQESAIYPRIIQAALAQKHSKLSVHPTIFGERHLPELLASVSSIGASELSLGHVTRALCRGLVENLCSMLPVQHLEELGVRRVLGSGSALARNEVLRQEVERIFPFPVVYGKDVDAAVGAAMVMFHSK, translated from the exons ATGGCCGCGGAGGGCGGGCCTGGGCCCACCTGTGTGCTGGGCATTGACCTGGGCACGACGTCGGTGAAGGCAGCGCTGCTGccagggacagagccagggctggcgctggcacagagctgctccagggagaCGCGGGCACACAGCGATAGGCCGGGAGCTGCACCGCAG GGAATGGAGCAGGATGTCCAGAAAATCATAAGAGCACTGAATGAATGCCTTGCTGCtctgcctcagcagcagcttcagcaaGTCACCCACATTGGTATTTCTGGACAAATGCATGGGGTTGTGTTTTGGAAAAGTGATAAAG GGTGCAAGTGGTCAGAGAGTGGCAGAGGCCCTGCTTTTGAGCCAGACAGGGTCAGCCACCTGGTCACCTGGCAGGATGGCCGCTGCAGCCCCACCTTCCTCActtcccttcctctgcctcAGTCACATGTGAGCCTGGCTACAGGATTTGGATGTGCCACAGTCTTCTG TCCAGATTTTCTGAAGGCTTATGATGCAGCTGGCACCATCCAGGACTACGTGGTTGCCATGTTGTGTGATCTGAAGAAGCCACTCATGTCTGTCCAGAATGCTGCCAGCTGGGGATATTTCAACTGCAGAAACAAGAGCTGGAATACTGACAT ATTGAGAAAGTCCAGCTTTCCTGTCCACTTGCTTCCAGAGGTGGGAGACCCTGGCAGTATTGCAGGCAGGACAACCTGTGCATGGCATGGAATACCCAAAGGAGCAAAAGTGGGAATTGCTCTGGGAGATTTCCAGTGCTCTGTTTATTCCTGTCTGACTGAGAGGACTGATGCAG TTCTTAATATCAGCACCTCTGCTCAGCTGACCATCTCAATGCCCCTGGGTTTCCAGCCTCCAGAGGCACCAGATCCTTCCTCAGCTGTCACTTATTTTCCCTACTTCAATGGTGACTACTTGGCAGTGGCAGCATCACTCAATGGAGGGAATGTGCTTGCAACTTTTGTGGGAATGGTGGCACAGTGGGCACAAGAGCTGG GATTTCAGGTTCAGGAATCTGCCATCTACCCAAGGATAATCCAAGCAGCCTTGGCCCAAAAGCACAGCAAGCTCTCAGTCCACCCAACCATATTTGGAGAGAGAcaccttcctgagctgctggcatcagTGAGCAGCATTGGTGCCTCTGAGCTGTCCCTGGGCCATGTCACCAGAGCCCTGTGCCGTGGCCTCGTGGAGAACCTGTGCTCCATGTTACCTgtgcagcacctggaggagctgggggtcAGGAGGGTCCTGGGCAGTGGCAGTGCCCTTGCCAGGAACGAGGTGCTGAGGCAGGAAGTGGAGAGGATTTTTCCATTCCCTGTGGTTTACGGGAAGGATGTGGATGCTGCTGTGGGGGCAGCTATGGTGATGTTCCATAGTAAATAA
- the SHPK gene encoding sedoheptulokinase isoform X1, with product MAAEGGPGPTCVLGIDLGTTSVKAALLPGTEPGLALAQSCSRETRAHSDRPGAAPQGMEQDVQKIIRALNECLAALPQQQLQQVTHIGISGQMHGVVFWKSDKGCKWSESGRGPAFEPDRVSHLVTWQDGRCSPTFLTSLPLPQSHVSLATGFGCATVFWYSNNSPDFLKAYDAAGTIQDYVVAMLCDLKKPLMSVQNAASWGYFNCRNKSWNTDILRKSSFPVHLLPEVGDPGSIAGRTTCAWHGIPKGAKVGIALGDFQCSVYSCLTERTDAVLNISTSAQLTISMPLGFQPPEAPDPSSAVTYFPYFNGDYLAVAASLNGGNVLATFVGMVAQWAQELGFQVQESAIYPRIIQAALAQKHSKLSVHPTIFGERHLPELLASVSSIGASELSLGHVTRALCRGLVENLCSMLPVQHLEELGVRRVLGSGSALARNEVLRQEVERIFPFPVVYGKDVDAAVGAAMVMFHSK from the exons ATGGCCGCGGAGGGCGGGCCTGGGCCCACCTGTGTGCTGGGCATTGACCTGGGCACGACGTCGGTGAAGGCAGCGCTGCTGccagggacagagccagggctggcgctggcacagagctgctccagggagaCGCGGGCACACAGCGATAGGCCGGGAGCTGCACCGCAG GGAATGGAGCAGGATGTCCAGAAAATCATAAGAGCACTGAATGAATGCCTTGCTGCtctgcctcagcagcagcttcagcaaGTCACCCACATTGGTATTTCTGGACAAATGCATGGGGTTGTGTTTTGGAAAAGTGATAAAG GGTGCAAGTGGTCAGAGAGTGGCAGAGGCCCTGCTTTTGAGCCAGACAGGGTCAGCCACCTGGTCACCTGGCAGGATGGCCGCTGCAGCCCCACCTTCCTCActtcccttcctctgcctcAGTCACATGTGAGCCTGGCTACAGGATTTGGATGTGCCACAGTCTTCTGGTATTCAAACAACAG TCCAGATTTTCTGAAGGCTTATGATGCAGCTGGCACCATCCAGGACTACGTGGTTGCCATGTTGTGTGATCTGAAGAAGCCACTCATGTCTGTCCAGAATGCTGCCAGCTGGGGATATTTCAACTGCAGAAACAAGAGCTGGAATACTGACAT ATTGAGAAAGTCCAGCTTTCCTGTCCACTTGCTTCCAGAGGTGGGAGACCCTGGCAGTATTGCAGGCAGGACAACCTGTGCATGGCATGGAATACCCAAAGGAGCAAAAGTGGGAATTGCTCTGGGAGATTTCCAGTGCTCTGTTTATTCCTGTCTGACTGAGAGGACTGATGCAG TTCTTAATATCAGCACCTCTGCTCAGCTGACCATCTCAATGCCCCTGGGTTTCCAGCCTCCAGAGGCACCAGATCCTTCCTCAGCTGTCACTTATTTTCCCTACTTCAATGGTGACTACTTGGCAGTGGCAGCATCACTCAATGGAGGGAATGTGCTTGCAACTTTTGTGGGAATGGTGGCACAGTGGGCACAAGAGCTGG GATTTCAGGTTCAGGAATCTGCCATCTACCCAAGGATAATCCAAGCAGCCTTGGCCCAAAAGCACAGCAAGCTCTCAGTCCACCCAACCATATTTGGAGAGAGAcaccttcctgagctgctggcatcagTGAGCAGCATTGGTGCCTCTGAGCTGTCCCTGGGCCATGTCACCAGAGCCCTGTGCCGTGGCCTCGTGGAGAACCTGTGCTCCATGTTACCTgtgcagcacctggaggagctgggggtcAGGAGGGTCCTGGGCAGTGGCAGTGCCCTTGCCAGGAACGAGGTGCTGAGGCAGGAAGTGGAGAGGATTTTTCCATTCCCTGTGGTTTACGGGAAGGATGTGGATGCTGCTGTGGGGGCAGCTATGGTGATGTTCCATAGTAAATAA
- the SHPK gene encoding sedoheptulokinase isoform X4: MAAEGGPGPTCVLGIDLGTTSVKAALLPGTEPGLALAQSCSRETRAHSDRPGAAPQGMEQDVQKIIRALNECLAALPQQQLQQVTHIGISGQMHGVVFWKSDKDFLKAYDAAGTIQDYVVAMLCDLKKPLMSVQNAASWGYFNCRNKSWNTDILRKSSFPVHLLPEVGDPGSIAGRTTCAWHGIPKGAKVGIALGDFQCSVYSCLTERTDAVLNISTSAQLTISMPLGFQPPEAPDPSSAVTYFPYFNGDYLAVAASLNGGNVLATFVGMVAQWAQELGFQVQESAIYPRIIQAALAQKHSKLSVHPTIFGERHLPELLASVSSIGASELSLGHVTRALCRGLVENLCSMLPVQHLEELGVRRVLGSGSALARNEVLRQEVERIFPFPVVYGKDVDAAVGAAMVMFHSK, translated from the exons ATGGCCGCGGAGGGCGGGCCTGGGCCCACCTGTGTGCTGGGCATTGACCTGGGCACGACGTCGGTGAAGGCAGCGCTGCTGccagggacagagccagggctggcgctggcacagagctgctccagggagaCGCGGGCACACAGCGATAGGCCGGGAGCTGCACCGCAG GGAATGGAGCAGGATGTCCAGAAAATCATAAGAGCACTGAATGAATGCCTTGCTGCtctgcctcagcagcagcttcagcaaGTCACCCACATTGGTATTTCTGGACAAATGCATGGGGTTGTGTTTTGGAAAAGTGATAAAG ATTTTCTGAAGGCTTATGATGCAGCTGGCACCATCCAGGACTACGTGGTTGCCATGTTGTGTGATCTGAAGAAGCCACTCATGTCTGTCCAGAATGCTGCCAGCTGGGGATATTTCAACTGCAGAAACAAGAGCTGGAATACTGACAT ATTGAGAAAGTCCAGCTTTCCTGTCCACTTGCTTCCAGAGGTGGGAGACCCTGGCAGTATTGCAGGCAGGACAACCTGTGCATGGCATGGAATACCCAAAGGAGCAAAAGTGGGAATTGCTCTGGGAGATTTCCAGTGCTCTGTTTATTCCTGTCTGACTGAGAGGACTGATGCAG TTCTTAATATCAGCACCTCTGCTCAGCTGACCATCTCAATGCCCCTGGGTTTCCAGCCTCCAGAGGCACCAGATCCTTCCTCAGCTGTCACTTATTTTCCCTACTTCAATGGTGACTACTTGGCAGTGGCAGCATCACTCAATGGAGGGAATGTGCTTGCAACTTTTGTGGGAATGGTGGCACAGTGGGCACAAGAGCTGG GATTTCAGGTTCAGGAATCTGCCATCTACCCAAGGATAATCCAAGCAGCCTTGGCCCAAAAGCACAGCAAGCTCTCAGTCCACCCAACCATATTTGGAGAGAGAcaccttcctgagctgctggcatcagTGAGCAGCATTGGTGCCTCTGAGCTGTCCCTGGGCCATGTCACCAGAGCCCTGTGCCGTGGCCTCGTGGAGAACCTGTGCTCCATGTTACCTgtgcagcacctggaggagctgggggtcAGGAGGGTCCTGGGCAGTGGCAGTGCCCTTGCCAGGAACGAGGTGCTGAGGCAGGAAGTGGAGAGGATTTTTCCATTCCCTGTGGTTTACGGGAAGGATGTGGATGCTGCTGTGGGGGCAGCTATGGTGATGTTCCATAGTAAATAA
- the SHPK gene encoding sedoheptulokinase isoform X3, with the protein MEQDVQKIIRALNECLAALPQQQLQQVTHIGISGQMHGVVFWKSDKGCKWSESGRGPAFEPDRVSHLVTWQDGRCSPTFLTSLPLPQSHVSLATGFGCATVFWYSNNSPDFLKAYDAAGTIQDYVVAMLCDLKKPLMSVQNAASWGYFNCRNKSWNTDILRKSSFPVHLLPEVGDPGSIAGRTTCAWHGIPKGAKVGIALGDFQCSVYSCLTERTDAVLNISTSAQLTISMPLGFQPPEAPDPSSAVTYFPYFNGDYLAVAASLNGGNVLATFVGMVAQWAQELGFQVQESAIYPRIIQAALAQKHSKLSVHPTIFGERHLPELLASVSSIGASELSLGHVTRALCRGLVENLCSMLPVQHLEELGVRRVLGSGSALARNEVLRQEVERIFPFPVVYGKDVDAAVGAAMVMFHSK; encoded by the exons ATGGAGCAGGATGTCCAGAAAATCATAAGAGCACTGAATGAATGCCTTGCTGCtctgcctcagcagcagcttcagcaaGTCACCCACATTGGTATTTCTGGACAAATGCATGGGGTTGTGTTTTGGAAAAGTGATAAAG GGTGCAAGTGGTCAGAGAGTGGCAGAGGCCCTGCTTTTGAGCCAGACAGGGTCAGCCACCTGGTCACCTGGCAGGATGGCCGCTGCAGCCCCACCTTCCTCActtcccttcctctgcctcAGTCACATGTGAGCCTGGCTACAGGATTTGGATGTGCCACAGTCTTCTGGTATTCAAACAACAG TCCAGATTTTCTGAAGGCTTATGATGCAGCTGGCACCATCCAGGACTACGTGGTTGCCATGTTGTGTGATCTGAAGAAGCCACTCATGTCTGTCCAGAATGCTGCCAGCTGGGGATATTTCAACTGCAGAAACAAGAGCTGGAATACTGACAT ATTGAGAAAGTCCAGCTTTCCTGTCCACTTGCTTCCAGAGGTGGGAGACCCTGGCAGTATTGCAGGCAGGACAACCTGTGCATGGCATGGAATACCCAAAGGAGCAAAAGTGGGAATTGCTCTGGGAGATTTCCAGTGCTCTGTTTATTCCTGTCTGACTGAGAGGACTGATGCAG TTCTTAATATCAGCACCTCTGCTCAGCTGACCATCTCAATGCCCCTGGGTTTCCAGCCTCCAGAGGCACCAGATCCTTCCTCAGCTGTCACTTATTTTCCCTACTTCAATGGTGACTACTTGGCAGTGGCAGCATCACTCAATGGAGGGAATGTGCTTGCAACTTTTGTGGGAATGGTGGCACAGTGGGCACAAGAGCTGG GATTTCAGGTTCAGGAATCTGCCATCTACCCAAGGATAATCCAAGCAGCCTTGGCCCAAAAGCACAGCAAGCTCTCAGTCCACCCAACCATATTTGGAGAGAGAcaccttcctgagctgctggcatcagTGAGCAGCATTGGTGCCTCTGAGCTGTCCCTGGGCCATGTCACCAGAGCCCTGTGCCGTGGCCTCGTGGAGAACCTGTGCTCCATGTTACCTgtgcagcacctggaggagctgggggtcAGGAGGGTCCTGGGCAGTGGCAGTGCCCTTGCCAGGAACGAGGTGCTGAGGCAGGAAGTGGAGAGGATTTTTCCATTCCCTGTGGTTTACGGGAAGGATGTGGATGCTGCTGTGGGGGCAGCTATGGTGATGTTCCATAGTAAATAA
- the TRPV1 gene encoding transient receptor potential cation channel subfamily V member 1 isoform X2: MSSILGKMKKFGSFDMEESEVTDEHTDGEDSVQETPDNPQGPLSSRVQPPKSSIFARRGRFVMGDSDKDMAPMDSFCQMEHLMAPSVIKFHANLERGKLHKLLSTDSITGCSEKAFRFYDRRRIFDAVAQGNTKDLSDLLLYLNRTFKHLTDEEFKEPETGKTCLLKAMLNLHDGKNDTIPLLLDIARKTGTLKEFVNAEYTDNYYKGQTALHIAIERRNMYLVKLLVQNGADVHARACGEFFRKIKGKSGFYFGELPLSLAACTNQLCIVKFLLENPYQAANITAEDSMGNMVLHTLVEIADNTKDNTKFVTKMYNNILILGAKINPILKLEELTNKKGLTPLTLAAKTGKIGIFAYILRREIKDPECRHLSRKFTEWAYGPVHSSLYDLSCIDTCEKNSVLEILAYSSETPNRHEMLLVEPLNRLLQDKWDRFVKHLFYFNFFVYTMHITILTAAAYYRPVQKNEKPPFTFGYSTGEYFRVTGEILSVLGGLYFFFRGIQYFVQRRPSLRTLIVDGYSEVLFFVHSLLLLSSVVLYFCGQELYVASMVFSLALGWANMLYYTRGFQQMGIYSVMIAKMILRDLCRFMFVYLVFLLGFSTAVVTLIEDDNEGQETNISDYARCCPVKRGRTSYNSLYYTCLELFKFTIGMGDLEFTENYRFKSVFVILLVLYVILTYILLLNMLIALMGETVNKIAQESKSIWKLQRAITILDIENSYLNCLRHSFRSGKQVLVGITPDGQDDYRWCFRVDEVNWSTWNTNLGIINEDPGYSGDLRRNLSFSIKPGRVSGKHWKTLVPLLKDGEKRREEPHKPPEEVKLKPVLEPYLEPEGSEELKESIPKSA; encoded by the exons ATGTCCTCCATTCTTGGGAAGATGAAGAAGTTTGGCAGTTTTGACATGGAGGAATCTGAAGTGACAGATGAACACACGGATGGGGAGGACTCTGTCCAGGAGACCCCTGACAACCCCCAGGGCCCACTCAGCTCCAGGGTGCAGCCAcccaaaagcagcatttttgcAAGACGAGGCCGCTTTGTGATGGGGGACAGTGACAAGGACATGGCTCCCATGGACTCCTTCTGCCAGATGGAGCACCTGATGGCACCTTCTGTCATCAAATTCCATGCAAATTTGGAGAGGGGCAAACTTCACAA GCTCCTATCTACAGATTCCATCACAGGCTGCTCAGAAAAGGCTTTCAGATTTTATGACCGCAGAAGGATCTTTGATGCTGTAGCCCAAGGCAACACAAAGGACCTCAGTGACCTACTACTCTACCTTAATAGAACCTTCAAGCATCTCACAGATGAGGAGTTCAAAG agCCAGAAACTGGCAAAACCTGTTTACTGAAAGCCATGCTGAATCTACATGACGGGAAAAATGATACCATTCCCTTGCTGCTGGATATTGCAAGGAAAACTGGAACTCTGAAAGAGTTTGTTAATGCAGAATATACTGACAACTACTACAAGG GCCAGACTGCTCTTCACATTGCCATTGAGAGGAGGAACATGTACCTGGTGAAGCTCCTGGTCCAGAATGGAGCAGATGTTCATGCCAGAGCCTGTGGGGAGTTCTTCAGGAAAATCAAAGGGAAATCTGGCTTTTATTTTG GAGAGCTGCCTTTGTCCCTGGCTGCCTGCACCAACCAGCTCTGCATTGTGAAATTCCTCCTGGAGAATCCCTACCAGGCAGCCAACATCACTGCTGAGGACTCCATGGGCAACATGGTCCTGCACACACTGGTGGAGATCGCAGATAACACCAAGGATAACACCAAGTTTGTAACCAAGATGTATAATAACATATTGATCCTTGGTGCCAAAATTAATCCCATCCTCAAGCTGGAAGAACTCACCAACAAAAAAGGGCTGACTCCTTTAACTCTGGCAGCCAAAACAGGGAAGATAGGG ATTTTCGCCTACATCCTCAGACGGGAGATCAAAGACCCTGAGTGCAGACACTTGTCCAGGAAGTTCACTGAATGGGCCTATGGACCTGTCCACTCCTCTCTTTATGACCTGTCTTGCATAGACACCTGTGAGAAAAATTCAGTGCTTGAGATCCTTGCCTACAGCAGTGAGACACCA AACCGTCACGAGATGCTGCTGGTGGAACCCCTTAACAGGCTGCTGCAAGACAAGTGGGACCGCTTTGTCAAGCACTTGTTTTACTTCAACTTCTTTGTCTACACCATGCACATCACCATCCTCACTGCAGCTGCTTACTACAGACCTGTACAGAAGAATGAAAAG CCTCCCTTCACCTTTGGTTACAGCACTGGGGAATATTTTCGAGTAACTGGAGAGATCCTGAGTGTACTGGGAggcctctatttttttttcagaggg ATCCAGTATTTCGTGCAGAGGCGCCCATCACTCAGGACACTGATAGTTGATGGCTACAGTGAGGTTCTTTT CTTTGTCCACTCCCTGCTCTTGCTGAGCTCTGTGGTGCTGTACTTCTGTGGCCAGGAGCTCTACGTGGCTTCCATGGTCTTCTCCTTGGCCCTGGGCTGGGCCAACATGCTCTACTACACCCGGGGCTTCCAGCAGATGGGAATTTACTCCGTCATGATCGCCAAG ATGATCCTTAGAGATTTGTGTCGCTTCATGTTTGTCTATCTCGTATTCCTCTTGGGATTTTCTACAG CTGTGGTGACTTTAATTGAAGATGACAACGAGGGGCAGGAAACCAATATCTCTGACTATGCCAGGTGCTGCCCGGTGAAACGAGGCCGCACTTCCTACAACAGCCTCTACTACACCTGCCTGGAGCTCTTCAAGTTCACCATTGGCATGGGGGACCTGGAGTTCACAGAGAATTACAGGTTCAAGTCTGTGTTTGTCATCCTGCTGGTGCTCTATGTCATCCTCACCTACATCCTCCTGCTCAACATGCTCATTGCACTGATGGGGGAGACCGTCAACAAAATTGCACAGGAGAGCAAGAGCATCTGGAAACTCCAG AGAGCCATCACAATCCTGGACATTGAGAACAGCTACTTGAACTGTCTGAGGCACTCGTTCCGCTCTGGGAAGCAAGTCCTGGTGGGGATCACACCTGATGGCCAAGATGATTACAGGTGGTGCTTCAG GGTTGATGAAGTGAACTGGTCCACGTGGAACACTAATCTGGGCATCATCAACGAAGACCCTGGGTACTCTGGGGACCTCAGACGAAATCTCAGTTTCTCCATTAAGCCTGGCAGAG TTTCAGGGAAGCACTGGAAAACATTGGTTCCACTTCTaaaagatggagagaagaggagagaagagCCTCACAAGCCACCAGAAGAAGTCAAATTAAAACCTGTTTTGGAACCTTATTTGGAGCCAGAAGGTTCTGAGGAATTGAAAGAGTCAATTCCAAAGTCAGCCTAA